In the genome of Natronomonas salina, the window TCTTGCCGGTCCCCGGCGGCCCGCGGGCCATCACGTTCAGCGGGCGCGAACCCCTGACCGCGGGGCGGAGCGCGTACTTCAGCGTCTCCATCTGTTCGTCGCGGTGCAGGAACGCCTCGGGGAGGTAGTCGAGCTCGAGGACGTGCTCGTCGCGGAACACAGATTCGTCCCACGAGAGCATGTCGTCGTCCGCCATTTCACTTTCACCACGCTTCGGCGGGTGTTAAGCCTTCGGGGGAGTTCGCCGGAAGTGGAAGGCACAAGGACCGACCGGAAAGCGAACCAGTCAGTCGAACTTCTCCAGTAACTCCCCGTAAAGCGGGTCGCCGTCCTGTTCGGCGAGCTTCTCGACGATGAGTTCGGGCGTCGATCGCGCGAGGTGGTCCTTGACCGGGGAGCGGTTCACCTGGAGCTCGCCGTCCTCGAGGCCGAGCGCCTGGATGCCGTCGACGGTCACGTCCACGCCGGCCGCCTCGCGGATCTCGCCGGCGAGGTGGGAGACGAACACCGCGGTGGAGTCGCTCTCGGTCAGCGCCTCGAGGATGCCGGCGATGATGACCGCGCTGGCGCCCGGCTCCGTGATGGACTCGAGTTCGTCGACGAGCACGAGCCGGGTCCGGTCGCCGGCCACGAGCGACCCGAACTCCCGGAGGGTCGACTCGAAGGCGCCGGCGTCGAGGGTCCCCTGGGTCTTCGCCTGGTAGTGCAGCGCCTCGAACCGCTCCAGGCGGGCGTCCTCGGCGGGGACCGGCAGGCCCATCTGGCCGAGTACCACCACGAGCGCCACGAGGTCCAGCGTCGACGTCTTCCCGCCGCTGTTGACACCCGAGAGGAGGGCGACGCCCTCCACGCCGTAGTCGACCGGCTCGACGGCCTCGAAGTCGACGTCCAGCAGCGGCGACCGGCCCCCCTCGATCCGGAACCCCCGACCCTCGAACGTCGGGAAGGTGCAGTCGAAGTCGCGGGCGAACCGCGAGACGGCGAGTTCGACGTCCAGGTCGAGGGCCGCGTCGACGAGGTCGCCCGCGGGCTCGCGCATCTCCCGGAGGTCGTCGGCCAGGTCGCGCTTCAGCCGCGCGGCACGCCGGTCGCGTTCGGCGGTCAGCTCCTCGCGAAGCCGGTCGACGACGCGGTCGTCGTGTTCCACCGGAAACGTGGGGTCCTCGCCGAAGGCCTGCCGGGCCATCGACTCGTAGTCCTCGAGGCCGAGCGCGTCGGCGAAGTGGTCCCGGGCCGCTTCCACTGCGGCGGCGAACTCGTCGGCCAGCTCCCGCTCCAGCAGCGAGTCGACGCCCGCGCCGCGCTCGACCAGCGAGAGGAGGTCGTTACCCTCGATGGTGACGTCGCGCTCCTGGATGGCCTCCCGGAGGTGGTCGTTGGCGACGTTCTCGGCCATCGAGACAGCGGCGTCGAGGTCGTCGATGGCGTCCTCGAGTTCGTTCAGGGCCTCGTCGTCGGCGACGGTCCCGTCCTGGTTGAGCCGCGAGAGCGCCTCGTCGAGCGCGTCGACGTCGCAGGGGGCCTCCAGGTCGGCGGCCTGGTGGACCGCGGCGGCCGCCCGGAGCCGGTCGCGGTTCCGTGCGAAGAAGGCGAGGGTCCGCTCCGGGACGACCTCCGCGGGGTTCTCCAGGGCGTCGGGCTCCACCCGGACGTCGCCCTCCACTTCGACGCCGGAGAACTCCTCGTCGAGCACCACGACGGTGGAGTACCCGCGCGCGAGGTCGGCGATGCCGCGGGCGTCCTCGACCAGTTCGACGCTCAGCTCGGGGACGGCCTCACGCGCTTCCGAGTACGTCTCCGCGTCGTTCGTCGCGAGACAGCGGTCCCGGACCCGGACGTCCCGCGGCGGTTCGAGCGGCTCGACGCCTTCCAGGGCCTCGAGGACCTCCGGCGTCGGCTCCCGCTCGACGGCCTCGCAGGTGAACGTCCGGACCTCCTCGATGCGTGAGGCCGCCGCGCTCGGGTAGAGGGTCTCCAGGCGCTTCTCGGCGTAGCGGGTGACGGCGCGGTCCTGCAGGAGGCCGAGCGCCGACTCGTATATCTCGCGGGCCCGCGGGGTCGCGAGGAAGTCGCCGTCGTCGTCGTGCTGGCTGCGGATGGCGGCGCGGGCGATCCGGGCGGCCCGCCCCTCGCTGATGCCCGGCGCGCGGGCGACGGCCGCGACGTCCCCGGACGCGAGCGCCCGCTCGGGGTCGTCGAGTTCGGCGAGGCGCTCGGCCGTCTTCGCCCCCACGCCCGGGATCGCCTCCAGCTCCTCCAGTTCCATCTACACGGCGTTGGGTCGGCAGCCGGGAAAACTTCTCCGCCCGGAACGGCTCGTGCAACCGCCGGCGGGGGTCGTCTGTCGGCCTCGCCCCGACTCAATCCTCTTACGGGCTCGGCCCGAACTAGGCGCATGACGACCCACGTCAGCGAGGACCAGGTCCGCTGGTGGCTCGACGACAGCGCGGTCCAGGACGTGACGGCCCACGCCGGCGAGGAGACGGAGTTCAACCTCCAGGTGACGCTCTCCCGGCTCCCCATCCACCTCATCAAGGAGCGACCTGACGACCCGGTCCGCGTCGTCGGGCGCAGCGGGTTCGACACCGACCGGGCCAAGCGGATGCTCCGCGAGGAGGAGTCCCGGACGGAGCTTCTGAGTCAGCTCGGCCCGGTGCTCGCGACGACGCCGGGCTTCTACACGTTCCTCGACGAGGACAGCACCGCCTGCGAGCTCCGACACGCCGAGACGCTGCAGATCGAACACCGAATCTACCCCGACGAGGCGACCCAGCAGCGGCTGATGGACAGCGTGATGGATATCGCGACGGGCATGCGCTACGTCCAGAACGTGCTGGCGGCGACCCACCCGGGCGTCCCGCCGGAGGAGGACGACGTCGAAGAGATCGAACCCCACGACCCCGGTGACGCGGGCGACGACGCCGAGCCCGGCGACGACGCAGACTGATTCCGAATCGCGCGGATTCGAGTTCCCGACGCCCTACATGAAGTCCGCGATGCCGCTCTGCTTGTTCGTGTCGTCCTCGAAGATGGACTCCAGGGCCCGGTCGAGGATCTTCAGCCGCTGCTTCGTGTACTCCCGGCAGTCGTACTCCTCGGCGACGGTGATGGCCGTGTCCATGTACTTGTTCACCGACCCCTCGTGGACGGTGAGGTTCACCCGGCCACCGCACTCCCGGCAGTCGCCGGTCAGCGGCATGCGACGGTACTTCTCCCCGCAGTCGAGGCAACGGGTCTCCTGGCGGGAGAACGCCCGCAGGTTGCCGATGAGGTCCGGCAGGAAGTGGTACTCGATGACGCGCTCGGCGACGTCGGTCTCGTCGACGGCCCGGAGCTTCCGGGCCAGCTCGAGCTGGGCGTCCATCTTGTCCATCATGCTGCCGAGGGTCTTGTACGCTGAGAGGTCCGGCCCGAGCGCGATGTCGGCGGTGTCGTGGGTGTGGTCGAAGCCGCGGTACTGGTCCTTGGTGCCGAGGGTGTCCTCGCCGAGCTGGACGAGATCCTCGACGGCGCCGGGGTCGTCCATCTCCCTGGTGGCCTCGTAGAACTCCCGCGGGTACTCCCGGACGATGTCCATGTTGTGGGCCTCGTCGTCGATCTCGGCGGGGTCGATGCGCGAGGACATGACCAGCGGCGCGTCCATCCGGCCGCCGCGCTTGTCGGGGAGGAAACTCTTCGAGAAGTTGAGAAGACCGTCCATGAGGAGCATCACGCAGTCCTCGTCACCATCGCAGTTCCGACGCTTCGCGGCGTGAAAGTACGGATGAGCGTACCCGACGGCCGCGGAGGTGAATCCTATCACCCTCCCGACAACAGCCGCCGACGTGTGCGGCGCCATCCCGAAGACCAGTTCGCCGACGAGGTCGTCGCGGTCGTCGATCTCGTAGAACGGGTCCATGCCGTAGTACTGCTCGAGGAGGTCGTCGACGAAGTCCGCCGTGCGCATCATGTGCTCGGCGGCGCCGTTCGAGAGGACGACGTCCTGGACCCGTAATTCGACGAGCTGGTCCTCGTTCCGGAGCGGCTGGCCGTGGACGTCCTCCTCGTAGCCGAGCGCCTGCAGCTGGCCGACGGAGACGTCGAGCTCCGAGGCTCGGACGGAGGTGACCGGCAGGTCGGTCATGTCGTAGCGGACGGTGCCGTCCTTGAACGACGAGACGCCGTTCTTCGCCCGCAGGACGCCCTTCTCGATGGGCTCGGGGACCTTGTGCTCCGAGGAGAGCCCTTTGACGCCCTTCAGGACGTCGAAGGCGTTCTCCCGCTCGCCGACGTTCCCGAGGGCGTTCCGGTACTCCTCGTTGACGTCGATGGTCTTCGTCTGGACGGCGTCGGCCTCCTTCTCGCAGCGGTGACAGATCGCGCGGCCGGCCTCGTCGGGTTCGACGTCGATGTCGCAGTCCCAGCAGACGTAGTGGGGCTCCGTGACGGCGTTGCAGTCGGGACAGCGCGCCCGGAAGGTCTCGGTCTCGCAGGCCTCGCAGCGGCGCCGGCCGACCTGCACCTCGACGAGGCCGGGGGTGTCCTGCATGGACTCGGCGTGCTTGCCGGCGGCGGCGACGTCGCGCTGGGAGCCGCCGGCCTCGCCG includes:
- a CDS encoding helix-hairpin-helix domain-containing protein yields the protein MELEELEAIPGVGAKTAERLAELDDPERALASGDVAAVARAPGISEGRAARIARAAIRSQHDDDGDFLATPRAREIYESALGLLQDRAVTRYAEKRLETLYPSAAASRIEEVRTFTCEAVEREPTPEVLEALEGVEPLEPPRDVRVRDRCLATNDAETYSEAREAVPELSVELVEDARGIADLARGYSTVVVLDEEFSGVEVEGDVRVEPDALENPAEVVPERTLAFFARNRDRLRAAAAVHQAADLEAPCDVDALDEALSRLNQDGTVADDEALNELEDAIDDLDAAVSMAENVANDHLREAIQERDVTIEGNDLLSLVERGAGVDSLLERELADEFAAAVEAARDHFADALGLEDYESMARQAFGEDPTFPVEHDDRVVDRLREELTAERDRRAARLKRDLADDLREMREPAGDLVDAALDLDVELAVSRFARDFDCTFPTFEGRGFRIEGGRSPLLDVDFEAVEPVDYGVEGVALLSGVNSGGKTSTLDLVALVVVLGQMGLPVPAEDARLERFEALHYQAKTQGTLDAGAFESTLREFGSLVAGDRTRLVLVDELESITEPGASAVIIAGILEALTESDSTAVFVSHLAGEIREAAGVDVTVDGIQALGLEDGELQVNRSPVKDHLARSTPELIVEKLAEQDGDPLYGELLEKFD
- a CDS encoding DUF2299 family protein — protein: MTTHVSEDQVRWWLDDSAVQDVTAHAGEETEFNLQVTLSRLPIHLIKERPDDPVRVVGRSGFDTDRAKRMLREEESRTELLSQLGPVLATTPGFYTFLDEDSTACELRHAETLQIEHRIYPDEATQQRLMDSVMDIATGMRYVQNVLAATHPGVPPEEDDVEEIEPHDPGDAGDDAEPGDDAD